From one Streptomyces sp. R41 genomic stretch:
- a CDS encoding molybdopterin-binding protein — protein sequence MQSYTIGQAARLLGVSPDTARRWADAGRVATHRDEGGRRLIDGRDLAAFSVELARTGGEEGASYTSVRNAFPGIVTAVKLGDVAAQVEIQAGPHRLVSLLTREAVEELGLEVGMEATARVKSTNVHIDRT from the coding sequence CAGGCCGCCCGGCTCCTCGGCGTGAGCCCCGACACCGCCCGGCGGTGGGCGGACGCCGGGCGGGTGGCCACGCATCGGGACGAGGGCGGGCGGCGGCTCATCGACGGGCGGGATCTCGCCGCGTTCTCCGTCGAACTGGCCCGGACCGGCGGTGAGGAGGGCGCCTCCTACACCTCCGTCCGCAACGCGTTCCCCGGCATCGTCACCGCCGTCAAACTCGGCGATGTCGCGGCCCAGGTGGAGATCCAGGCGGGGCCGCACCGGCTGGTCTCGCTGCTGACCCGGGAGGCTGTCGAGGAACTGGGCCTGGAGGTCGGCATGGAGGCCACCGCCCGGGTGAAGTCGACCAACGTGCACATCGACCGCACGTGA